The proteins below are encoded in one region of Methanoculleus taiwanensis:
- a CDS encoding cation:proton antiporter: MEGIAIGLGLCLILALVSRSLSLPPIPFYILGGLAIGRSGLCLVEPTAISDYFTGLGLIFLLFYVGLELKPGELLQQRASILQIGFVDLQINLVVGFIAALALGFSLVESLVVAAAFYVSSSAIAFAHLIENRRVILRETETIVWLMLVEDMVLILIILLLHAGETSPIAILTGTVFLAGLFAAISQWGKDLIGGLLDRDDELPVLLTFSAVICSAFFASTVGIPEAIVVIALGAALAATSPTLLERHAKPFRDVFLALFFVFFGISVDFASSPGIVPIAALSILAIASKLISGVIIGRMTHGSSTAGIVIGSVSIARGEFSIILAALYGSAMVSSTIAALVITTSVAGSFAAQYSHLLKKHWTRFHSRHALTGIPSLLP; the protein is encoded by the coding sequence ATGGAAGGTATCGCAATCGGACTCGGCCTCTGCCTGATCCTCGCCCTCGTCTCACGCAGCCTCTCTCTTCCCCCGATACCGTTCTACATCCTCGGCGGTCTCGCCATCGGCAGGTCAGGACTCTGCCTGGTGGAGCCTACCGCCATCTCCGACTACTTCACCGGTCTCGGCCTCATCTTCCTGCTCTTCTACGTCGGCCTCGAACTGAAACCCGGGGAGCTGCTGCAGCAGCGTGCATCGATCCTCCAGATCGGATTTGTCGACCTGCAGATCAACCTGGTCGTCGGCTTCATCGCCGCCCTGGCTCTCGGGTTCTCACTCGTCGAATCGCTCGTAGTAGCGGCAGCATTCTATGTCAGCAGCTCCGCAATTGCATTCGCTCACCTCATCGAGAACCGGCGGGTCATCCTCCGCGAGACGGAGACGATCGTCTGGCTGATGCTCGTCGAGGACATGGTCCTCATCCTGATCATCCTGCTCCTCCATGCCGGCGAGACGTCTCCGATCGCCATTCTTACCGGAACGGTCTTCCTTGCGGGGCTCTTCGCCGCCATCTCCCAATGGGGGAAAGACCTGATCGGCGGCCTGCTCGACCGCGACGACGAACTTCCGGTGCTCCTGACATTCTCCGCCGTCATCTGCTCTGCGTTCTTTGCGAGCACCGTCGGCATCCCCGAGGCGATAGTCGTCATCGCCCTCGGCGCCGCGCTCGCCGCGACGAGCCCGACCCTCCTCGAACGGCACGCAAAACCCTTCAGGGACGTCTTCCTCGCGTTATTCTTCGTCTTCTTCGGCATATCGGTCGATTTTGCCTCCAGCCCCGGGATCGTGCCCATCGCAGCCCTCAGTATCCTTGCTATCGCCAGCAAACTCATCTCCGGGGTGATCATCGGGCGCATGACGCACGGATCATCTACGGCCGGGATAGTGATCGGGAGCGTCTCGATAGCCCGGGGGGAATTCTCGATCATCCTCGCCGCACTCTACGGGTCTGCCATGGTTTCATCCACCATCGCAGCCCTGGTCATCACAACGTCCGTCGCCGGATCGTTTGCGGCACAGTACAGCCACCTCCTCAAGAAGCACTGGACACGGTTCCATTCCCGCCATGCCCTGACCGGCATACCATCGCTCCTCCCCTGA
- a CDS encoding MBL fold metallo-hydrolase: protein MQLSVLVDNTTLTDRYFTAEPGLSFYIEEGGRRVLFDAGYSGIVVENARKMGIDLLRLNEIVISHGHLDHTWGLDALIRLYTEAAFEGREHGRPTFVAHPDAFLTRSVAGIGEIGCHLSVEELFRHGTVLLTASPLWLTENLVFLGQIEQRFDFEVSPPIGEIYTSEGVAEDMVVDDSALACRTPDGLIIVTGCAHTGICSTIEQAKEICGDDRIVDVIGGFHLLEPSPERLAGTLEYLRDCAPRAVHACHCTDLASKIALARVVNLKETGVGLQLSWW, encoded by the coding sequence ATGCAGCTCTCTGTGCTCGTCGACAACACCACCCTCACCGATCGCTACTTCACCGCCGAACCGGGTCTTTCGTTCTATATCGAGGAAGGGGGAAGAAGGGTGCTCTTCGACGCAGGCTACTCCGGAATCGTCGTCGAGAACGCCCGGAAGATGGGGATCGATCTCCTCAGGCTCAACGAGATCGTCATCTCGCACGGCCACCTCGACCATACCTGGGGGCTCGACGCACTCATCAGGCTGTATACCGAGGCGGCGTTCGAGGGGCGGGAGCACGGAAGACCGACGTTCGTCGCCCATCCCGACGCCTTCCTGACGCGCAGCGTCGCCGGTATCGGCGAGATCGGGTGTCACCTCTCGGTGGAGGAACTCTTCCGCCACGGCACGGTGCTCCTGACCGCTTCGCCCCTCTGGCTGACGGAGAACCTCGTTTTCCTCGGCCAGATCGAGCAGCGGTTCGACTTCGAGGTTTCACCTCCTATCGGCGAGATCTATACCAGCGAGGGGGTGGCGGAGGATATGGTCGTCGACGACAGCGCGCTCGCCTGCAGGACACCAGACGGCCTTATTATCGTCACCGGCTGTGCGCATACCGGGATCTGCTCGACGATCGAGCAGGCAAAAGAGATCTGCGGCGACGACCGGATCGTCGATGTCATCGGCGGGTTCCACCTCCTCGAACCCTCGCCGGAGCGCCTCGCCGGCACCCTCGAGTACCTCCGCGACTGTGCGCCCCGGGCGGTTCACGCCTGCCACTGCACCGATCTTGCCTCGAAGATCGCCCTCGCCCGGGTGGTGAATCTCAAAGAGACCGGTGTCGGGCTGCAGCTCTCCTGGTGGTGA
- a CDS encoding M1 family metallopeptidase, with translation MRQQDTGSGDSLFKYRPDDFSPLPVTVVHMDLAFDIYDGHTRVVSDLTAETLDAPLAVLDLNARALDILRVTSDDYGVAYTYDREQATLSIVFTPPVPPRTRFTITTETICRPTRHVLEGLYYDETPPGAPPTQITQCQQWGFQRLVPCLDDMTAKCTYTTKIVADYNYTNMITNGDPVGPRLYLGLNRSTVAYANTTTPMPPYLFFLGVGTYDTFSREVEYPAGRRFLLELLVPPGSDPIPAGRALEILADAVMWVHLFTGPGQYRHPEVRQEIWDLVRRRDALKEAGSDPEALERCRAALAERAAAITPGYAYTGSVYREIGMQNSDFGGMENVGNTTIVTNRIMPFPEMTDAAFDYMIRVKVHEYYHNLNGSEVTGRSPFEIWLNEAVTVHVEEQYHAFLFGEAYTRLATVLTLLSPEDGTLVLDRGAGSMPIEPDGFNDPNDLITGVTYVKAPEVVRMIETLVGKETFAVGLALYHTRYRHANASRADWIRCMEEVSGFDLAGMAEVWLKETGYPTVTVSSSYDAVARWFTLSLRQSRSQSGRAWEFPFRFALVGRDGSDLAEGTIRVTGEEEQVVLMDVDAPAFLSLNRGYSFYGTVEDTASNDELALQAACDSDLVNRFIAFSRLADAEKVRLITDPASEPSAAFADLYIALIGDAALMDDAGGQFMTIFPSVGDERFAYRYRALADARRRLYRGIAGRHGERLAEVYRRYAEPAREEGSYSDREIEAIKRRQVKNTGLAVLAALDTPDVHRLVRGQFEESVAATDRLAAFRLYLESTAPDRMAVFDAFFEESRKNLVAWETFLATTAASDVPDIVPLLRRIETSDAFRIEQANEQRALYTRFALNRRQSLETAEGRAYLTEVLIRLAPINEYSTVRALDAFAFIDRMEERYHVPVARILAALLATLDPEKTPSVYNTARRFLLGAPDAVRAYEEEYGEIPALTALSA, from the coding sequence ATGAGACAACAGGATACAGGTAGCGGCGATTCCCTCTTTAAATACCGGCCGGATGACTTTTCGCCGCTGCCGGTCACCGTCGTACATATGGATCTCGCGTTCGATATCTACGACGGGCATACCCGCGTCGTCTCTGACCTGACGGCGGAGACACTGGATGCCCCGCTCGCGGTACTCGACCTGAATGCCAGGGCTCTCGACATTCTCCGCGTCACCTCCGACGATTACGGTGTCGCATACACCTACGACCGGGAGCAGGCCACCCTCTCTATCGTCTTCACGCCGCCGGTGCCGCCCCGCACCCGGTTTACGATCACCACCGAGACGATCTGCCGCCCGACCCGGCATGTCCTCGAAGGGCTCTACTACGACGAGACCCCGCCGGGTGCTCCTCCCACCCAGATCACCCAGTGCCAGCAGTGGGGGTTCCAGCGGCTCGTCCCCTGCCTCGACGATATGACCGCAAAGTGCACGTATACGACAAAAATCGTCGCCGATTATAACTATACGAATATGATCACGAACGGCGATCCGGTCGGCCCACGGCTCTACCTCGGGCTGAACCGGAGCACCGTCGCGTATGCGAACACGACGACCCCGATGCCGCCCTATCTCTTCTTCCTCGGGGTCGGCACCTACGATACGTTCAGCCGTGAGGTCGAGTATCCCGCCGGCAGGCGCTTTCTGCTTGAGCTGCTGGTTCCACCGGGCTCCGACCCGATCCCCGCCGGCAGGGCGCTCGAGATTCTCGCCGATGCGGTCATGTGGGTGCACCTCTTCACCGGTCCGGGGCAGTACCGGCACCCGGAGGTCCGGCAGGAGATCTGGGACCTTGTCCGGCGCCGCGACGCGCTGAAAGAGGCGGGGAGCGACCCTGAAGCGCTCGAACGGTGTCGAGCTGCGCTTGCCGAACGTGCGGCGGCGATAACTCCCGGATACGCCTATACGGGGTCGGTATACCGCGAGATCGGGATGCAGAACTCGGACTTCGGCGGGATGGAGAACGTCGGGAATACCACGATCGTTACGAACCGGATCATGCCGTTTCCGGAGATGACCGATGCGGCGTTCGACTACATGATCCGGGTGAAGGTGCACGAGTACTACCACAACCTGAACGGTTCGGAGGTGACCGGGAGGAGCCCGTTTGAGATCTGGCTCAACGAGGCGGTCACGGTGCACGTCGAGGAGCAGTATCACGCCTTCCTCTTCGGCGAGGCCTACACGCGGCTTGCGACCGTGCTCACCCTCCTCTCTCCGGAGGACGGAACGCTCGTCCTCGACCGTGGGGCGGGCTCCATGCCGATCGAGCCGGACGGGTTTAACGACCCGAACGATCTGATCACGGGCGTGACCTACGTCAAAGCTCCTGAGGTCGTCAGGATGATCGAGACTCTTGTCGGAAAGGAGACCTTCGCGGTCGGGCTTGCCCTCTATCACACCCGTTACCGGCACGCGAACGCCTCCCGTGCCGACTGGATCCGATGCATGGAGGAGGTTTCGGGATTCGACCTTGCCGGGATGGCGGAGGTCTGGCTGAAAGAGACCGGGTATCCGACCGTCACCGTATCCTCATCGTACGACGCCGTTGCCCGGTGGTTCACCCTATCGCTACGCCAGAGTCGCTCGCAGAGCGGTCGGGCATGGGAGTTTCCCTTCCGGTTTGCTCTGGTCGGCCGGGACGGGAGCGATCTCGCCGAGGGGACGATCCGGGTGACCGGTGAGGAGGAGCAGGTCGTTCTCATGGACGTCGACGCACCGGCGTTCCTCTCGCTGAACCGGGGCTACTCCTTTTACGGGACGGTCGAGGATACGGCGAGCAACGACGAGCTCGCCCTCCAGGCGGCATGTGACTCCGATCTCGTGAACCGATTCATCGCTTTCTCCCGGCTCGCCGACGCAGAGAAGGTGCGGCTTATCACCGATCCCGCGAGTGAACCGTCCGCTGCTTTCGCAGACCTGTATATTGCCCTTATCGGCGATGCCGCGCTTATGGACGATGCCGGCGGGCAGTTCATGACGATCTTTCCGTCGGTCGGTGACGAGCGGTTCGCTTACCGTTACCGCGCCCTTGCGGATGCCCGCCGCCGCCTGTATAGGGGGATTGCAGGGAGGCACGGGGAGCGGCTGGCCGAGGTATACCGCCGCTACGCGGAGCCGGCACGAGAAGAGGGTTCCTACAGTGACCGTGAGATCGAGGCGATCAAGCGGCGCCAGGTGAAGAACACAGGCCTCGCGGTGCTCGCCGCCCTTGATACTCCTGACGTTCATCGGCTCGTCCGCGGGCAGTTTGAGGAGTCGGTCGCCGCCACCGACCGGCTCGCCGCATTCCGCCTGTACCTCGAGAGCACGGCGCCGGATCGCATGGCGGTCTTCGACGCGTTCTTCGAGGAGTCGCGTAAAAACCTCGTTGCCTGGGAGACGTTCCTCGCTACCACCGCCGCAAGCGACGTTCCGGATATCGTCCCGCTCCTCCGGCGGATCGAGACCTCGGATGCCTTCCGGATCGAGCAGGCGAACGAGCAGCGGGCGCTCTATACCCGGTTCGCCCTGAACCGGCGGCAGTCGCTCGAGACCGCAGAGGGGCGTGCGTACCTGACGGAGGTGCTGATCCGGCTCGCACCGATCAACGAGTACAGCACCGTCCGGGCGCTCGACGCATTCGCGTTCATCGATCGGATGGAGGAGCGTTACCATGTCCCGGTGGCGCGGATCCTCGCCGCCCTCCTTGCGACGCTCGATCCTGAGAAGACGCCGTCGGTCTACAACACGGCCCGGCGATTCCTCCTCGGAGCGCCGGATGCGGTGCGGGCATACGAGGAAGAGTACGGGGAGATTCCGGCTCTCACCGCTCTCTCCGCCTGA
- a CDS encoding HEAT repeat domain-containing protein — protein sequence MSRVFAEKERREKENLEILIRQLSDESVPYRLRAAEALGRCRDPSGVEPLIQALSDPSDEVRWVVAQALGKLQDPRAVEPLIPLLTDPERWVRRGAAWALGEIGDPRAVGPIIPLLIERKKDVRMAAAEALGKIGDPRAREALTAALEDDEPEVRYAARAALRKIAGESECPGTEA from the coding sequence GTGAGTCGAGTCTTCGCCGAGAAAGAGCGGCGGGAGAAGGAGAACCTTGAGATCCTGATCCGGCAGCTCTCGGACGAGAGCGTTCCCTACCGCCTGCGTGCGGCCGAGGCGCTCGGCAGGTGCAGAGACCCCTCCGGTGTCGAGCCGCTGATACAGGCACTCAGCGACCCCTCGGATGAGGTCCGGTGGGTTGTTGCCCAGGCACTTGGGAAACTGCAGGATCCGCGGGCGGTCGAACCGCTGATTCCTCTTCTGACCGACCCCGAACGGTGGGTGCGGCGCGGTGCGGCATGGGCACTCGGCGAGATCGGCGATCCGCGGGCGGTCGGGCCGATCATACCGCTGCTTATCGAACGGAAGAAAGACGTCCGGATGGCGGCGGCGGAGGCGCTCGGGAAGATCGGTGATCCGCGTGCCCGAGAGGCGCTCACGGCGGCGCTCGAGGACGACGAGCCTGAGGTTCGCTACGCCGCCCGGGCAGCGCTCCGGAAGATCGCCGGTGAGTCGGAGTGCCCCGGGACGGAGGCGTGA
- a CDS encoding GTP-binding protein: protein MAPGRLKIVVFGGFNAGKSTFVHALDSTARHIEARTEGGTTTVAFDFGRLTLLDQRVYVFGTPGQERFEFVREILSRGMDGAVIVVDATVGLDTTTLAVYTWLKEKQTPIAVMLNKCDLLGEMHGKLGDELSGETIHRISAQSGENVHAAMQAFVASLIA, encoded by the coding sequence ATGGCACCGGGCAGGCTCAAGATCGTGGTCTTCGGCGGATTCAACGCTGGCAAGTCGACATTCGTGCATGCACTCGATTCCACGGCTCGCCATATCGAAGCCAGAACCGAGGGGGGGACGACGACGGTGGCGTTCGATTTCGGCAGGCTCACGCTGCTCGACCAGAGGGTCTACGTCTTCGGGACACCGGGACAGGAGCGATTTGAGTTCGTCCGGGAGATCCTCTCGCGCGGCATGGACGGAGCAGTCATCGTGGTTGATGCGACGGTGGGACTCGACACGACGACGCTCGCCGTGTATACGTGGCTGAAGGAGAAGCAGACCCCTATCGCCGTTATGCTGAACAAATGCGACCTCCTGGGCGAGATGCACGGGAAACTCGGAGATGAACTTTCCGGGGAGACGATCCACCGTATATCCGCGCAGAGCGGGGAGAACGTTCACGCTGCGATGCAGGCCTTCGTCGCCTCGCTGATCGCCTAG